From a region of the Salinispira pacifica genome:
- a CDS encoding DUF4340 domain-containing protein — protein MSSPEKAPRKKRSDTVQQYGRNLLVKAAVILLLLLILFAGNILRRDRRNPDPAGVSDRLESSIDVGILEIRGSDAGTILRIRKSEGGWLVENMTAGTENRAREERIRAFLDDLLGMTYTRTVATSGDFSSYGLEYDSRRTNRRSGSPAEVILFDSRGRRIETFLFGLYNPDTSEMFFRYAEDAAVYGVSPDMGFYLDQSPEYWVEMRLWQPLRDGTTRRAEQFYRIYADGDSTVWTREGRLNWIADDGDIPESPEAVSSAADLLIRMEAESLYSVRGVVPDNAVLQLRVGVTTRGSEILEAAVYRLDTAGSRHSPRYLVEPLRGPWFTSGEGMPRILEMSEREFERFLAF, from the coding sequence ATGTCCAGCCCCGAAAAAGCACCCCGAAAAAAACGGTCGGATACTGTGCAGCAGTATGGGAGAAATCTGCTGGTGAAGGCAGCAGTCATACTTCTTCTCCTTCTGATTCTCTTCGCCGGGAATATTCTGCGTAGGGATCGCAGAAACCCCGATCCCGCAGGGGTATCGGACCGTCTGGAATCAAGCATTGACGTGGGGATTCTGGAGATCAGAGGATCCGACGCCGGCACCATACTGCGCATCCGGAAGTCCGAAGGAGGCTGGCTGGTTGAGAATATGACCGCAGGTACAGAGAACAGAGCCCGGGAAGAGCGGATCCGGGCATTCCTGGATGACCTGCTGGGTATGACATATACCCGAACTGTTGCAACCTCCGGCGATTTTTCATCGTACGGCCTCGAATATGACTCCCGTCGGACAAACCGGCGATCCGGATCTCCCGCAGAAGTTATTCTCTTTGATTCCAGAGGAAGGCGAATCGAAACCTTTTTGTTCGGCTTGTATAATCCTGATACTTCCGAGATGTTTTTTCGCTATGCGGAGGATGCCGCCGTCTATGGGGTTTCTCCGGATATGGGGTTTTATCTGGATCAGAGCCCGGAATACTGGGTTGAGATGCGTTTGTGGCAGCCTCTGCGGGATGGGACCACACGAAGGGCTGAACAGTTTTACCGTATCTATGCAGACGGGGACAGCACGGTCTGGACCCGGGAAGGTCGGCTGAATTGGATTGCTGACGACGGAGATATCCCGGAGAGTCCCGAAGCCGTCAGTTCAGCAGCAGATCTTCTTATAAGAATGGAAGCAGAATCTCTGTACTCGGTCCGGGGCGTGGTTCCTGACAATGCCGTATTGCAGTTGAGGGTGGGAGTAACCACCAGGGGATCGGAAATTCTGGAAGCGGCCGTGTATCGTCTGGACACAGCGGGAAGCCGGCATTCTCCCCGCTATCTGGTTGAACCTCTCAGAGGGCCGTGGTTCACTTCCGGGGAGGGAATGCCGCGAATCCTGGAGATGTCAGAACGGGAGTTCGAACGGTTTCTTGCTTTCTGA